One Methanofervidicoccus abyssi genomic window, TTGATGAACTTGCCAAGATATCTGAAGAGGTCTCACATAGTGTAAGTAAATTTAGAGTATAATGCCGAGGGAAACTTCCTATAATTAATGTATTACTATAGGATGGTGAAATAGTGACTATTAGAACTACTAATAATGAAGAAGATATTTACTTCAACAAAATTAGAAGAGATATTAAGGTAAAATTGAAAATAAATATTGATCAATACAAAGAGAGTTATATTAAGAGAAGATTAGCTGTTAGAATGAGAGCATGTAAATGTCGGACCTATAAAGAATACTACGAGTATCTCTTAAAACATCCTGAAGAGTACAAAGAATTGGAGAATGTTTTAACAGTTAATGTTACAGAGTTTTGGAGGGATATAACAGTCTATAAGGAAATTACAAAAATCCTTGAAAAGATGGTCTTAGATAAATCCAGAAAGTCTATTAAAATATGGAGTGCTGGCTGTTCCTCTGGTGAAGAGCCCTATGGAATAGCAATAATTATAGACAACCTAATAGAAAAACATAAGAGAAAATTTTTAAAGGTTACTATTATCGGTACTGACATAGATAGAAATGTCCTGGAAAAGGCTAGAAAAGGAATATACTTGGATAAACAACTTAAAAACATAGATCCACCTTTAATATCTAAGTATTTCAACAAAATAAGTGAATACGAATACCAGATCAAACCAATTATAAAAAGATATGTCCAATTTAGATTGCACGATCTGATTAAAGATCCACCTCTAAAAAACATGGATATGATACTCTGTAGAAATGTTATTATATACTTTGATAAAGATATACAGGAAAAGATATTCCTAAAGTTTTACGAGGGG contains:
- a CDS encoding CheR family methyltransferase — encoded protein: MTIRTTNNEEDIYFNKIRRDIKVKLKINIDQYKESYIKRRLAVRMRACKCRTYKEYYEYLLKHPEEYKELENVLTVNVTEFWRDITVYKEITKILEKMVLDKSRKSIKIWSAGCSSGEEPYGIAIIIDNLIEKHKRKFLKVTIIGTDIDRNVLEKARKGIYLDKQLKNIDPPLISKYFNKISEYEYQIKPIIKRYVQFRLHDLIKDPPLKNMDMILCRNVIIYFDKDIQEKIFLKFYEGLVSGGYLVLGKTEILRGKARELFKTVNHRERIYQKP